Below is a genomic region from Medicago truncatula cultivar Jemalong A17 chromosome 3, MtrunA17r5.0-ANR, whole genome shotgun sequence.
tttatctCTCCCTCTAATGTTCTACCTTCTCTCATCTTTTTTGGTGAGACAGCAACACATGAAGGATCCAAGTTGCTCCCAATGTGATATTGAAATTTCTCAAATAGTTTCAAGACCGCACTATTGCTCTGGTATTGGGAAAATGGAGGTATTTTACAGCTTCTAGAAATTAAAAGGACTAGTATTTACTTTTACAACGTCAAAAAGAAGAATGTCTCTTTCCTTTACTACCCTAAGTGAGACGTTTAGACTTGGAGTCCCATGGTCAAAAAAGTTATAACACACAATCAAAATTGGTATACATTTgtgtattttataatttatttgacaGCAAGATTAGGGAGCAGTTAGCGATCGAAAAATAAAGCAAGTTAAGTAAGTAAACACGACCATCAAAAGATGAAATTGACATTATCTTAATAATAAGCAATAACTAGTGCTTGAAAGACGAAATAgataattaaaagcaaattgaTTGATGATTAAAAGAAGATGTTAGATTTTGGTTGGCATCAATTAGAAAGAGGTTGGATTCTAGATTCCCAAACTTTTTATATATCAACCTATAGTGACTTTTCAAATATTCTTCCCACGTTCCTTACAAATAAATACTTTTCATATTAAAGtattgtatttaaaaaaaaaaaacaaatatttttcaaaaataaatcaatacaaatcatataattttgaaaCTAAAAGTGTAATTCTTTTATTTGTAACTTTATATTCTTATTAAATGCtgcatcaaaaaaaaaaaatcttaaaatactCTATTATCATGGTTATAAAAACCAGATTATACTGACTGGTTGAACAAGAAActgatctttttctttttgacaatagCTTGTCTGatcttttaaatttataaaatttgaattatttcaAAACCAGTGAAAAACCAATAAAGAAAAGatccaaaattaattaatgaaaaccAACTATAGTCAGCTTAAtggtcatttttttaattaaaaaatatttgtctaatcaaataaaaattcatatgcatGAGCTTCAATTCTTTGATTATTGACATTTATATCTTACAAAACTCAATCATGTACAAACATATAGTAACTAacctccctcaaaaaaaaaaaaaaaaaaggaacttaGGTCACCGATGGTCATGTTCCTCACTAAAAATAGACTAAAACCCAAAGAGAAAACTGTTTAAAAAACACCATGGTGTAAAAGAATCACCCCTATAAAAGGGGTAAACAATGGTAGTTATAGTATATTGTTTCAGTCTATTTTTAATGTGAACATCACCAACAAGACCTAagtttctgtcaaaaaaagaaaaacaagaccTAAGTTTtgtctttttatcattttatgttaatttgtattttttactaTATTGCTCCTTGATATATActgtaaaatattaaaaacgTGTATTAAACTATCACTAGTTCGATTATAGTTGAACTATTGGTTGAGCAATTATTGGTTGTGTCCGATTTTGAAAATCAttgtatatgatatatgatgagTATTAACAACATATACACTTTAACATACATTTTTGATCGATTGAAATTTATACACATCTCATTTAATTATGTAAATTCCATATAAATTTGGTGGAATTAAGGTAAATTCTAACcaataaaataaagtatattCGATTGGAGTGTGTGTTGTTAGAGTTGTATATATAATCATTTCTAAACCTATAGATAGATAAGTCTAGTCatgtttttgaattgaaaattagCTGATGCACCCACCGATGTGAAAGTGAGATtagttcttttttctttttcagtttGATATCCTTTTATAAGTCGCTCAACAGTCTTTACCAATTACCACCAATGGTGTGGGTCAAGCTATGAATGTAAGTCCATGATCGCTTTGAAACTTTGAATATCATGTATGATGGATCATAGCAAGATCTTATTTGTGggcttatttatttatttttgtgcagGACAATGGTCTTCTTGTGGAAGCACTGGAATTTTATGCTGCATATCTTTATTGGAAATTTttctgtgtttgtttgttagATTGTTCCACCTTtatggtgtgtttggatggaggatttaggaggggaagggaggagaaggtttacttttcatttttaaattacggacactatgaaatattttataaaaagttaacatattaacatgataaacaatcatataatacttcaatcacacttaatttattttcgaAAAACATGTTATCtagtccgtaatttaaaaacgaaaagTAAACCTTCCTCTCCCTTCCCCTCacaaaccctcaatccaaacacacccttaaaatAAGTTGATCGGGAGCTACTCTCTGATgctaaacaaaaacaatgatTGTATTTTTCAATAGATTTCATGTAATTGGAAGTTACGACCTCATAAATTTGAGGGACTTTTGGGGAAACTGAGGATCCAGTGCAATTGTCTGTCTTTTTAGGTATATTTAATCTATCATCTTTGGACTATTTTAGGACAATTATGTCGATGCAACTTACTATAAATTGTTTACCcagttttaaaatgaaaaaaattaataaaaattgtccaaaaattgtgaaaagaaaaagcaaTTGATACAAAATACGTATAGTTGGTTATattgtatttatataatatgtttttactttttatttctttgagGGGATAATTTAGTTTTACTTGTTATGAGCAAACTACATGGAGGTATGGGATCTAAAAATCTCGATGCTTTTAATCTTGCCATGCAAGGGTGGAAGTTGTTGAGCAAGTGATTTTCTAGAAGTACTTTGTAAATAGAGCAAATGATTTGGTCACAATATCCCATTTTGGAACAAAGTTTGGTTGCTAGTTGTTAGATGGTGATAGTGATATGCCACCTTCGAACTTAAATCAAGTGTGTGCATCTTTGAGGGTGTCTCATTTGACATGAGTTGGTGTGTAGAATATGGACAGTCTCACCTCCCTCTCCCTCTATACGGTGGATAAAATTACTGGTCTGCTTCTTTTTAGTTTGGTCCGTGAGGATAGGATGGGTTAGGAAATTTACTGCTTTTGGCAATTATTTAAAGAGTGTGTATCATGATTGAATTTTAATAGCATAACCATAGATGTATAATACAGCATATCTACCTATAATACAGATGAATCAAGAATTTTGTACCTTAACGTTCAATGAGAATTGATaggaaaaataagaaaacaagtATATGAAGATACCTTCATTATTACCGATTAGGTTTCTTCAATCTACCGACTGTTTTGTGGAACAACGGTTAGATAGTTAAACGGTCGAGGGTATATATCTATCATTGAGCTAAATAGAATGATTTAACTCATTACGattcattcaaaaacaaaactcGACATATATTCATCTATTAATCAGTATTTAGTGTAATAGATCGtaatttatattaataataataattttctatgCCTGTCCATAATtgattgtatatttaatttagCGGTCTCTCACTTTGGATGATAATAACCAATTGCtgaaataatttgaatttaataCTAGAATTTGAATCAATGGTAAGCAAttgtccaataaaataaaagttaaattcaACACGTCAGAAATTGTATTTGATaggaaaaataaatcatacaagtCAAAGCCAGAAACATAGCTCATTACaaaataattacatttaatcataagtatatttataacacaatatcatattcgatagagtagtgatatttgaacatccatttgagacaacttttttaacaacttcttttctctctcttttcattggtcaaaaacaatggagagggaaaaaggaagagagagaataaagatataatgtgagtatgagagataaaattatcaaaaagttgtacaaaaatgttgtacaaatatcatttctctactcgataatagtattattattttttgaaagactcGATGGTAGTATTGATATCACACTTCTACTTTCATATTTATGACCTCAATATTAAATGTTGGAGAAACAATAGGACAATGTAATCGCATGCTAAAAAATTACTGTACATTTTCTAGAAGACCTAAACGTCCAATTATGAAACTTAAATTAGGAGTATATACCATCAATATCATGGTGGATGCTTCACGCCTGCATGTTACTAGGGATTGGCAGCTTAGTTTAGAAGTTGAAGTTCCAACCTAAAAGTGAAGAATCTTCTTTGACGTATCTGCAAATATTGTGTGCTAAACAGATCTTGACTTCAAGACAAATGAGTAGTTTGTCCTACAACATGTGCCTTATGTGACCAAGTTGAGGAAGAAAATATGCATCTCTCTTATCTCGTGCGAGCAGAGTGTCTCTAGTTGGCAGGTTGAGGGCCTATGGGATGACTTACATATGTTGCTTCCTTGGTGTAATTCGCTCAATGACTTGGTGCTTATGGTTCTTCGAATTTTAAGTATGGTTCCTAGTGGCTTAATTTAGTGTTCTTCTTTAGAGCATTTGGAAAAGCCACGCCATTAAAATATGAGAGATCATAATGCGAGGAATATTACATTTGGAGGATTGGAGAGGAACGCAAAACATCCAACCTATAATGCAAAAGTGTGTGGAGGCCGACCCTAAATGCATGGGACTAAGTCGATGGTTGGTTGATTTAAATGCAATGTTGATGCCTCTTTTTTCTTTAGGCAAAATTTTGTTGGTATTGAGGTCTGTTTTCGGCATTATCAatggtattttgtttttcacAAAACAGAATAGTTGGAGGCCGAAACTTTGATGTTGGAAGGAGAAACACTTAACCTTATATTTGCTAGTAGGTGGATTCATTCATTATCTTCAATCCATTAGACAATGTTGATTTTCAACTAGATGGCAAAAAGACTGGCGGATGCTTTTCATAACTTCTAAAATATTGTCTCATATTTTGGTTCAATTCTTGCGGATTGTCAACATATCCTCACTATTAGTTGGTAGagataatacataatatatataaggtttggggttcgaaTACCGAACACCGcagaaggtaaaaaaaaaaactcacataaCCACGTCTCTAATCGATTTTCATCTTTATTAATATTCCTAATTGTATTGAATCATTTATTGctaatttagtttattttggtaaaaaagaaatacaatagCATTAATATCTGTaggtttttttggttaaaaatttgtataattaGTTTATGagtggtgctagtcacaccccaaaaaaaataagttacaccCCAGAATGATTAATATAtccctaaattgaacataagtaaacttaatttacattaacctaaattgaacttaagtaaacttaatttacattaacttagATTGAaagtaagtaaactgaatttacattaatctagattgaacataagtaaactaaatttacattaatctagattgaacataagtaaactaaatttacattaacctagattgaacgtaactaaactgaatttacattaacctagattgaacgtaagtaaactgaatttacactaacctcttatatacatgtaaactgaatttacactaacctaaattgaacgtaagtaaactaaatttacattaacctagattgaacataggtaaactaaatttacattaacctaaattgaacataagtaaacttaatttacattgacataagtaaacttaatttacacaaacctaaattgaacatatctcataccaaaacaaacaataaacaaatagaaactcatcgaaaataaaattcatgaaattcaccaACCTTTATAAATATAGTACAgaacaataacaaagatgttgatttaGATATTgattgcacatctatggtgatttgtggatgaaagggggtaagggttcagaatgatcataaaagataaatttttaaaaatttacatgaagaggataattttgatattattgtaaaattttaaataaattcgaatgtaacttttttttttttgggtgtgactagcaccactCTTAGTCTTAGTTTATTGAACTCCTTTATTGgtcacaaataaaattataaggcaaacaaaatttagaaaaaagttgaataattggatttattttgaaaatgaaaaggaaaaagaaaagtgaGAGGTTGGTGACTTTGTTCCCAGAAGCAAGCAAAGAAAGAGTCTCTCTCGCATAACAACATTGTTGAACAGAATTGGATTCGAAATTCAAAATGCAGAGCAAGGGATCGAGTCACAGACTCTCCACTATGGCGAATCGATCTCGAATCCCTGCACTCTTCATCTCCATGTTTGCCACTTTCGCTTCTATCTACGTCGCCGGAAggttcttctttcttctcttcttatCCATTCATTATCGCTTCTCTTCTTCTCTGTTAATCTCATTTTTCCTTTATCAGGTTATGGCAAGACGCACAAAATCGCGTTTATCTCATCAAAGAGCTTGATAGAATCACTGGCCAGGTCAGTAACTTCATTTTTctacttcaatttcaattactGTGTTATCGATCGATTCTCACTGTTATTaattaactattattattattattattattatttcggAATTAATAGTTGCTTCTCAATGAAGTTAGGGatcttaatttttgttgtttatgtaATTGCATATGAATTTGATCtgatttttatgtaattttaatttgataacTATTTGATCGCATGcaaatttttattagttttgtggtgataaaaaattattttgaatgaattgattttacttAGCAGTGTGTTGAATGTTAAgtggtttatgtttggatacatttgCATAAAAGTGACTTAAACAATAAGTTTCAGTGTAAAAATCATGTTTAGACGCAATAATTAGCAACAAATCCTAGCTTCAAGTTTGAATTAATCTAGGAGGCAAAGTCAATTCTACTTGAgtaaccaaacatgtcaaaatcaattttgcacTTCTAGAATCAACTTTTCCTGCTCCAAACATAGAACCAAACATAGGCTTGCATGTGTTTGGTTTTGTGGCGGCGAGAATTGAttatgaatgaattgattttgtataattgattttggctAACAAtgagttgaatgtaaaatggtttatgtttggatatgtctATGTAAAAAGTGATTTGAACAGTAAATCAAGGTTAAAATCAATTGTAGAAGCCAAAAGCTACAAATTCtagcttcaagtagaatcaattctacaagcaaaatcaattctactttaaaacatccaaacatgtcaaaatcagtTCTATTTTTCTAGAATCCATTTTGGCCCTtccaaaattgaaacaaaacatACATGTGATTTATCGAGACCATTCTGTCAGAGACACACACGCAGAGAGTTTGACTCACTAGGACTTGGACATgcctttctattttttattctggCTAAGTTAACGAAAAGTTTTTTCATTCTAGGGGCAATCTGCTATATCAGTGGACGATACATTGAAGATCATAGCCTGCAGGTGAGTTAAATTTACATGTTACAAAAATTAGCAAAAAGTTGGCGATTTGattgttgtttaattttattcatgGTTTACTTTGGTGTTTGTAAGCTTCTCAACTTCATTTTGTGACTATACAGTTTGATAATGTGTTGTTTAGGGAACAACATAAGAAGCTTGATGCGCTAGAGATGGAACTTGCTGCAGCTAAACAAGAGGGTTTTGTTTCAAAGGGATTGATTGAGACCAATGGGACTTACTCTAAGAGACGACCCTTGGTAGTCATAGGTATACTCACAAAGTTTGGGCGAAGGAAGAATAGAGATGCCATTCGTAAAGCTTGGATGGGAAGTGGTAAcattattcttttctttctcttgctCAATTCTGCAAGTTTGTGCCATTGACTTTGCCATAAATATATCTCTTTTTTTTAGCTGAGTATGCACTTGATGTAAAGAATTTTTGTGAAGTCTGAATTCTAATGTATGGCTTTAACATGAGCTGGTATGAGTTCAATAACATGAAATTATAGCCTTTTCTTTCCTGCATAAGTTGATAACGAGTTAATGTACACATAGAGTGTATGACAAACTTTCCCTTTTCGGTTTCCTGCCTCTGAGAAAAACGATCATCTCTTACATTTTGACATAGAAAGGACAAtccttatatatatttaattcctTTAACAACTGCTATTGCTAATGAATAATGAGAAAACTCTTATGTAACTGGTTTATAGTACTATCGTATGTAACTGTTTATTGACCGATTCTGAGCATAGTTATTTCGAGTTTTCATGAAAGATTTAGTGCTCTAGCGTATCTGAATAATTTTCTTCCAGATTTTTATATAATGTGTTACAATTTTTGCACTAACATTGTGCTTCAGAAACGTTTTAATTTAAAAGCATTATCATTGTAGGTGCAGCTTTAAAGAAAATAGAAGATGGAAAGGGCATTATTGTGCGGTTTGTTATTGGTAGAAGGTTGAAATTCTTAGTTTTAACTTGTCAgggtttttggttttatttttgggtGGTGAAGGGGGGGATCAATTGTAACTTGGAAGTGGTTCTTATGAATTTCATATAACTTTGCAGTCCAAATCGTGGAGACAGTCAGGATAAAGACATTGATCGTGAGAATAGGTTGACGAATGACTTCCTAATTCTAGTATGTATATCTTAATCAAGGCTTTCATACTTTATCTGCTTAGaaaatttctattttgttaCAACAGAAAAATTTATTGGATCTCTTTCTTTACGTAATCATTTGGCAATAACTTTTCTGTAAAAATCCAATTGAATTTGCTCATTCTGAATTTGGAAATAAAGCTTTTGGATTTCAATCACTGTTGTATTTTACTAAATAGTATTGCAATGAGTActtcattattttcttcttctatttccaATGGTTAAAATCACATATTGTATTGAAACAACGGCAACACAATTTACTAATATATATTTGTGCCTACTCCAATCTTGAGTTGACATCAATTTGAATGCTTTACTCTTTATGTTTTTTCAGTCAGTAGTTTAAATAAGCAGGCAAATTTGAGGTTAAAGTAACACATTTGCACTCATAGTTGCTAAATATGGTTGGTTCTTATAacatttgttttgtattttggtGCTTCCTGTGAGTAGAGCATAAAGTAAACAACATAAGCTAGTTAACTCATCACCTTCAACACTTCTGTTGTCAGGATGATCACGTAGAAGGAAGCCAGGGACACCCAGAGAAGGCTAAATTGTTTTTTGCTCACGCTGCAGACGAATGGGATGCGGAGTTTTATGCTAAAGtcaatgatgatgtttatgtaaATATTGGTTAGTTTTTCTTTAACTGGATGAAGTGATTTTTCTATAATGCATTTTACCTAATATGTCACTTTTTTGTTATATGGTTCTTCTGTACGGAAAAACCACTCTATGCATTAGAGAAATCCCTGTTTGTACCAATGGGTATATGATCATATGACTTTGAGCTTGCAGTGAATCTTAATGACCTTTTAATAAATTATggataattttactgttttctTTGAATCCTATAACCATAGTCCCAAATAAAAGCACTTTAGGTCGACTTTAGTGTTTGGATGGGCTACTAGATAAATGTAGAAGCCCctaaaaaatcaagttttttgaAAGCTATATTTTCTAGCTTCTTAAGAAACCCACTGTGACAGAAGATAGGGAATCACAAATCAGGTTTTAAACTTTTATGGACAAAGATATCAATTGAATTTTCATAACTACCCCCGTATCCTTCTCTCAATCTTCCTTTCCCATGTCATTCCTAGCATTTCTCTCAGAATTTTCTCTCCATCTCAACTTGGAATCATGGCTAGGGGTATTTATTCTTCATACTGGTCATGCCCCctccttatttttatttgtctaGGTGCTAAGTTTTTAGTGACATAaggttctggttgttgttcttgttgcaCAAATAGGTATGATTTGATTTCGGTTTTTTGGTTCTTTTGTTTAGTTGCAGACAAATTtcagaaaacaaataaaaaggcACACActtgtttttaaaattgttgtcTTCTTTCGACAAATAATGGAAGAAACAAATACCTTTCAAGATAACATCCAATTTTTTTGGACCcgttttttataagtttttttaaaatagatttttagtGTAATATCTTTTTGCCATAATTCGTTTGAAGAACTTATCTTAAAATGTAATTctaagtatttcatcattttgttataaatgtttttggatgctaaaattttgaaaaaatctctataaaaaaaactacttcaaataacttttcataaaaatcatttttgggagatgtcattttgaaaaaatgtgatttttactaCGTAAAATAACAATGAATCTTTAAGTTAGTGAATgtcaaaatctcatttttaacttgtcaaatgagtttgaaataacttctactatttttgagtaaatatctaaaaaatccaattttagaaatacaaagaaaaattcatttttttaaaatttataacaatCAGGCCCTTAATTAGATGATCCAGTTATCAACTTCAAAATGCACATGCTCATTGGATACTTTCCTTAGTTGG
It encodes:
- the LOC11411516 gene encoding hydroxyproline O-galactosyltransferase HPGT1 isoform X1, giving the protein MQSKGSSHRLSTMANRSRIPALFISMFATFASIYVAGRLWQDAQNRVYLIKELDRITGQGQSAISVDDTLKIIACREQHKKLDALEMELAAAKQEGFVSKGLIETNGTYSKRRPLVVIGILTKFGRRKNRDAIRKAWMGSGAALKKIEDGKGIIVRFVIGRSPNRGDSQDKDIDRENRLTNDFLILDDHVEGSQGHPEKAKLFFAHAADEWDAEFYAKVNDDVYVNIDALGATLATHLDKPRLYMGCMKSGEVFSEQNHKWYEPEWWKFGDKKSYFRHASGEMYVISRALAKFISINRSILRTYAHDDVSAGSWFIGLDVKHVDEAKFCCSSWSTGAICAGV
- the LOC11411516 gene encoding hydroxyproline O-galactosyltransferase HPGT1 isoform X2: MQSKGSSHRLSTMANRSRIPALFISMFATFASIYVAGRLWQDAQNRVYLIKELDRITGQGQSAISVDDTLKIIACREQHKKLDALEMELAAAKQEGFVSKGLIETNGTYSKRRPLVVIGILTKFGRRKNRDAIRKAWMGSALKKIEDGKGIIVRFVIGRSPNRGDSQDKDIDRENRLTNDFLILDDHVEGSQGHPEKAKLFFAHAADEWDAEFYAKVNDDVYVNIDALGATLATHLDKPRLYMGCMKSGEVFSEQNHKWYEPEWWKFGDKKSYFRHASGEMYVISRALAKFISINRSILRTYAHDDVSAGSWFIGLDVKHVDEAKFCCSSWSTGAICAGV